GGCTTGCCGTTGGCGGCTTCGAGGATGGCCTGCTGGCCGGCCTTCAGGCCCTGCAGCGGGGTCGCGGCGACGTCGACTTCGTTGCTGTAGACCCACAGGTGGCCGGCGCGCAGGCGGCGGTCGGCATTGGCTTTGAGGCGAAGGCTGGGCAGGGACATGACGTCGCTCCGGGAAAAAAGAGCGGGAGTATACCGTGTTGGCCCCGGATTCGCTGTGGCCTGCGACCAAGCGTGGGCTTATTGCTTCATCTTGTAGGGGTCAGCAAGGCTGGCGCCTGCAGCGCTAAAGAAATTCTTGGATCCAACGATCCACTGATAGGTTGCCCTGCCGGCGTACAGGGTTAGAATCCCCCGTCCCCCGCGAGTGTGTACTTATGTCCCAGGAACTTTCCGCCGAACAGATCCAGCAAGCCTTGCAAGGCATCACCATCCCGCCACAGCCGCAGATCATGGTCGACCTGCAGTTCGAGCAGTACATGCCCGACCCTGATCTTGAGACCATCGCCAAGCTGATCAGCCAGGACCCGGGCCTGTCCGGCGCCCTGCTCAAGCTGGTCAACTCGGCGCAGTTCGGCCTGGCGAACAAGATCGGCTCGATCCAGCGCGCGGTGAACCTGCTGGGCAGCCGCTCGATCATCAACCTGATCAACGCCCAGTCGATCAAGGGCGAAATGAGCGACGAGACCATCGTCACCCTCAACCCGTTCTGGGACACCGCCCAGGACGTGGCCATGACCTGCCTGACCCTGGCCAAGCGCACCGGCATCCAGGCGGTCGACGAGGCCTACACGCTAGGGCTGTTCCACGATTGCGGCGTGCCATTGATGCACAAGCGCTTCCCCAACTATATGGAAGTGCTGGAAGAGTCGTACGCCAAGGCCAATGACGAAATCCGCGTGGTGGACACCGAGAACCGCGTGTTCAACACCAACCACTCGGTGGTCGGCTACTTCACCGCCAAGTCGTGGCGCCTGCCGGAGCACATCAGCGCCGCCATCGCCAACCACCACAACGCCCTGGCGGTGTTCCGCGACGAATCCTCGCGCAACACCCAGACCCAGCTGAAGAACCTGCTGGCGGTGC
This genomic stretch from Pseudomonas entomophila harbors:
- a CDS encoding HDOD domain-containing protein, translated to MPPQPQIMVDLQFEQYMPDPDLETIAKLISQDPGLSGALLKLVNSAQFGLANKIGSIQRAVNLLGSRSIINLINAQSIKGEMSDETIVTLNPFWDTAQDVAMTCLTLAKRTGIQAVDEAYTLGLFHDCGVPLMHKRFPNYMEVLEESYAKANDEIRVVDTENRVFNTNHSVVGYFTAKSWRLPEHISAAIANHHNALAVFRDESSRNTQTQLKNLLAVLKMSEHICASYRVLGNQTVDHEWEMVGPLVLDYIGLTEYDFEQLKQNIRELGGH